The Drosophila sechellia strain sech25 chromosome 2L, ASM438219v1, whole genome shotgun sequence region CTTGATAATGAAGTTCTGCGAGGTATACTTCGATGCGCCGCAGAAGAAGGTTTTCGATGTGCTCCTAAACCGCAAACACACGGTTGTCCGCCAGCTGGACATCTACAACCAGGTGGGTAGGGGCTCGGCACACGACGAGATCGTGTACTTCAAGATCAACAATGGACGATTGAACTATGAGGGCGAGGTGTCCGATGTGCGAAATGGACGCCTCCGGCTGGACTTTATAAAGGGGGCATTGGATAATCCCAAAATCAATGCATTCGCCTTGCTCAAGGGAGATATCTCCCAGGTGCCGCGGATGCATGGCACCGAGGCGACTGAGAGGATGAAGCCGGAGGGTAAGCTGAACGCGGAACAGAAAAAAGGTCAGCAGGCAGAGAGGGTGGTGCGCAACCAGCGGGACGACATTGATGAGGATGACGAGGACCTGGACGACGAAGAGTTTGAAGAGGAGCTTTCCGAGCAGAATGTCGACAAGCTGGGCAGCGATCAGCCGTCGCAGCAATCTGACACAAAGCGGTCTTACAGTGGCCCCCGCCAACCGAATCCGTACTCCATGGACGACTCATCGATCTTGCTACCAGTTTTCATCGCCATCGGGGCCTTTATACCACTGCTGTTCTGCCTCTGCAAGCTGTGATCCCCATCCGTTGCTCACTCAACGCTTTCGGCCTGCGTTGGTTTCCTGCTTTGTGATTTTGTGATTTTGATAAAAGacttaattatatatttatcgTTTAGTTCGTACATTACGCACTCCATAGAGTTTGGTTCCCTTATTCCCAGGATGCAAAGCTCTCTAACGCCCTGCAATTTCCATATTTGATAAGCAATTCTTTTGTGTTCTTCTCGTTGACCACTGCCGTCCCAGGCTCGGGTACTTAATCGTTGAGTCACTTGATTTCGTTTGACCGCTTGACTAGGACAATGCGCGCAAAAGGTTAGATCGGTTTTTGGGACAGTTTTGGCTTGGGAACTGTTAGTTTTGAATGACATTGAATAAAATTAACCTTGTTTGTTATTGAACAAAAAGCTTTTGATTGTTTTAATGATGGCCTGGATTATGCTACGATTTATTCGATGTCTGATAGCCTCTAAGCCGCATAAGATCTTGAATCTATGA contains the following coding sequences:
- the LOC6618239 gene encoding malectin-A — translated: MQQGELRRTRTTTKTADMCNVASKTGIFRNYLRAIDQRTWMSLLLVLVLIGTSAAAQPLKVIYAVNAGGDEHTDLNGVQYDADPLKGVGIASDYGKHLLMIGRVQEPDEVLYRTERYHTTTFGYDLPSDGDGDYALIMKFCEVYFDAPQKKVFDVLLNRKHTVVRQLDIYNQVGRGSAHDEIVYFKINNGRLNYEGEVSDVRNGRLRLDFIKGALDNPKINAFALLKGDISQVPRMHGTEATERMKPEGKLNAEQKKGQQAERVVRNQRDDIDEDDEDLDDEEFEEELSEQNVDKLGSDQPSQQSDTKRSYSGPRQPNPYSMDDSSILLPVFIAIGAFIPLLFCLCKL